The Ignavibacteriales bacterium genome has a segment encoding these proteins:
- the nrfD gene encoding polysulfide reductase NrfD encodes MSTLDYTREVSVIEGKQSLRELDELIAKPLDTKPDRKYYIALSITLSLASLLVIGLGLTFYYGIGMWGNNIPVGWAFDITNFVFWVGIGHAGTLISAILFLFRQKWRTGIARAAEAMTIFAVMTAGLFPLIHVGRPWLAGYLFPYPSQHSVWVNFTSPLLWDVFAVSTYLTVSLIFWYVGLIPDLATLREKTTGKIKKVFYSTFSLGWRFSNRHWQHYEMVYLVLAGFATPLVLSVHTIVSFDFAVSILPGWHSTIFPPYFVAGAVFSGFAMVQNVLIIVRKIFNYEHIITLDTLDKMNKIMLLTGSMVGYAYAMEFFIAWYGGVEAERFTFLNRALGPYAWAYWTMITCNVITPQLFWFKKIRRTIPVMFVIAIFVNVGMWFERFVIIVTSLSRDFLPSSWHHYTPTYVDGMILAGSFGFFLTCVLLFIKTLPVISMVEVKSVSNGAQPSHKEHQ; translated from the coding sequence GTGAGTACTTTAGATTATACTAGAGAAGTATCAGTTATAGAAGGGAAACAATCGTTACGCGAATTAGATGAATTAATTGCAAAACCTCTTGATACTAAACCTGATAGAAAATATTACATCGCTTTATCAATAACATTATCATTAGCATCTTTACTTGTTATCGGTCTTGGTCTAACTTTTTATTATGGTATCGGAATGTGGGGAAACAATATCCCCGTTGGTTGGGCTTTCGATATTACTAACTTTGTTTTTTGGGTCGGTATTGGTCACGCCGGTACATTGATTTCGGCAATTTTATTTTTATTCAGACAAAAATGGAGAACCGGAATTGCGCGAGCTGCAGAAGCAATGACAATATTTGCTGTAATGACTGCAGGATTATTTCCATTGATCCATGTAGGGCGTCCATGGTTAGCCGGATATCTTTTCCCTTATCCAAGTCAACATTCGGTGTGGGTAAATTTCACATCACCATTACTATGGGATGTATTTGCTGTTTCAACCTACTTAACAGTTTCATTAATCTTTTGGTATGTTGGATTGATTCCCGATCTTGCAACTTTACGTGAGAAAACAACTGGTAAAATTAAAAAAGTATTCTATTCAACATTCAGTTTGGGCTGGCGATTTTCGAACCGGCATTGGCAGCATTACGAAATGGTTTATTTAGTACTTGCCGGTTTTGCCACACCACTCGTACTTTCTGTGCATACAATTGTCAGTTTCGATTTTGCAGTTTCAATTCTTCCCGGATGGCATTCAACAATATTTCCTCCTTACTTTGTCGCGGGCGCCGTATTCTCTGGATTTGCCATGGTTCAGAATGTTTTAATAATTGTAAGAAAAATTTTCAATTATGAACATATCATCACGCTCGATACTCTCGATAAGATGAATAAGATTATGCTACTTACTGGATCTATGGTTGGATATGCTTATGCAATGGAATTTTTTATTGCTTGGTACGGCGGCGTAGAAGCTGAAAGATTTACATTTTTGAATAGGGCACTCGGTCCTTACGCATGGGCATATTGGACGATGATAACATGCAATGTAATTACCCCGCAGCTTTTCTGGTTCAAAAAAATTAGAAGAACAATTCCGGTGATGTTTGTAATTGCAATATTCGTCAATGTCGGAATGTGGTTTGAGAGATTTGTAATTATAGTTACATCGCTTTCAAGAGATTTTCTACCCTCAAGCTGGCACCATTATACACCAACTTATGTTGACGGAATGATCCTAGCCGGAAGTTTTGGATTTTTCTTGACGTGTGTTCTTTTATTCATAAAGACTTTACCGGTAATATCAATGGTAGAAGTAAAATCTGTTTCAAATGGCGCTCAACCTTCTCATAAGGAACATCAATGA
- a CDS encoding cytochrome c: MNSYKKPEDEINFKELLKNPIRLFGWIFPLFLVLILVLGIYFVKHLNEISFNVQTVGITDSTLIKKDIELKRGGVTTPVNLELVKSPTPEFIARGKELFNTNCKSCHGENGLGDGPAGAALVKKPRNFHSTEGWTNGRNIDQMYKTLQEGIVKNGMAAYEYIPSSDRFAIISYIRTFAQFPEITYDQLIPLDAAYNLSAGTTVPNNIHVSLAESKLIEENSLANQKYLSFQAKINSTPENAQVQTIKKYSINLSKIYTSFIRSNGEQNLDKFVNDVLANPINAGFRPAVVELSKDEWKNLYDYLKSTTM; the protein is encoded by the coding sequence ATGAACTCATACAAAAAACCGGAAGATGAAATAAATTTTAAAGAATTATTGAAAAACCCCATCCGTTTATTCGGCTGGATCTTTCCATTATTCTTAGTTCTAATTCTTGTACTTGGAATTTATTTCGTCAAACACTTGAATGAAATTTCATTCAATGTTCAGACTGTTGGTATTACAGATTCAACTTTAATTAAGAAAGATATTGAGTTGAAAAGGGGAGGAGTAACTACTCCAGTTAATTTAGAACTTGTAAAATCTCCTACGCCGGAATTTATTGCGAGGGGGAAAGAATTATTTAATACAAATTGCAAATCATGTCACGGCGAAAACGGGTTGGGCGATGGACCCGCAGGAGCGGCATTAGTTAAAAAGCCAAGAAATTTTCATTCAACGGAAGGCTGGACTAACGGAAGAAACATTGATCAAATGTATAAAACTTTACAAGAGGGAATTGTTAAAAATGGAATGGCAGCTTATGAATATATTCCATCGTCTGATCGATTTGCTATTATTTCATATATAAGAACATTCGCGCAATTTCCGGAAATTACTTATGATCAATTAATTCCACTCGATGCTGCGTATAACTTGTCAGCTGGAACGACAGTCCCAAATAATATTCATGTCAGCTTGGCAGAAAGTAAATTGATTGAAGAAAATTCATTAGCGAATCAAAAATATTTGAGCTTTCAAGCAAAAATAAATTCGACACCGGAGAATGCCCAGGTTCAAACGATCAAAAAATATTCGATTAATCTATCAAAAATTTATACATCATTTATCAGATCTAACGGAGAGCAAAACCTTGACAAATTTGTAAATGATGTTTTGGCGAATCCGATCAATGCTGGTTTTCGCCCGGCAGTTGTTGAATTATCGAAGGATGAATGGAAAAACTTGTATGATTATTTGAAATCGACAACAATGTGA
- a CDS encoding DUF3341 domain-containing protein: MMSEKILYSFAAIFDSPDQISHAAEKVVEQGYTKYDVHTPYPLHGMDKVMKLPPSKLSYVALVFGLAGMIGAFLSLWWVSAIDYPIVIGGKPLFSFPAYIPVVFEVTVLTASIATVLIMLLIFFKLPNNAHPLHGTDYMKKVSADKYGISIQADDPKFDEAKVRNLFESVHAKEIYSVYWDNEELTHKHKIIEPKFLTFLFVVALISSGATYFTLNKLMFMLPFNWMMEQPKQSAQQKSLVFSDGFGMRQPVAGTVARGYMPYEFKGQPDVAGEKLVNPIPISKESLKLGQIKFDIYCSPCHGYHAEGDSRLRGQFPNPPSLHSEKVRNWSDGRIFAVLTEGQNTMPSYATQLSVEERWAVINYLRVLQRALNAKESDLQ; encoded by the coding sequence ATGATGAGCGAAAAAATCTTATATAGTTTTGCGGCAATTTTTGATTCACCTGACCAAATTTCACATGCAGCCGAGAAAGTAGTTGAGCAAGGCTACACAAAGTATGATGTCCATACTCCTTATCCGCTGCATGGAATGGATAAAGTAATGAAGCTGCCGCCATCTAAGCTTAGCTATGTTGCTTTAGTATTTGGTTTAGCCGGAATGATAGGGGCATTTTTGAGCTTGTGGTGGGTTTCGGCAATTGATTATCCTATTGTAATAGGCGGTAAGCCACTATTTTCATTTCCCGCTTATATCCCGGTTGTATTTGAAGTAACTGTATTAACGGCTTCTATTGCAACGGTACTAATTATGCTTCTTATCTTTTTCAAACTTCCGAATAATGCTCATCCGCTACACGGTACAGATTACATGAAAAAAGTTTCTGCCGACAAATACGGAATTAGTATTCAGGCAGATGATCCAAAGTTTGATGAGGCCAAAGTTAGAAATTTATTTGAATCGGTTCATGCAAAAGAAATTTATTCTGTTTACTGGGATAACGAAGAACTAACTCATAAGCACAAAATAATTGAGCCGAAATTTTTAACTTTTCTATTTGTTGTTGCTTTAATTTCATCTGGAGCAACTTACTTCACTCTCAATAAACTTATGTTTATGCTTCCATTTAATTGGATGATGGAACAACCAAAGCAAAGTGCGCAGCAGAAAAGTTTAGTTTTTTCTGATGGATTTGGAATGCGTCAGCCGGTTGCCGGAACTGTTGCCCGCGGTTACATGCCTTACGAATTTAAAGGTCAGCCCGATGTTGCCGGAGAAAAATTGGTAAACCCAATTCCTATCTCTAAAGAATCATTAAAACTTGGTCAAATAAAATTTGATATCTATTGCAGTCCTTGTCATGGTTATCATGCCGAAGGCGACAGCAGATTAAGAGGACAATTTCCAAATCCGCCGAGTTTACATTCGGAAAAGGTTAGAAATTGGAGTGATGGAAGAATCTTTGCAGTCTTAACGGAAGGTCAAAATACTATGCCGTCTTATGCAACTCAACTTTCTGTTGAAGAAAGATGGGCGGTAATAAATTATTTGCGTGTATTACAAAGAGCGCTTAACGCTAAGGAGTCGGATCTACAATGA
- a CDS encoding quinol:cytochrome C oxidoreductase, with product MSSSTVEYQKKELPGKVKSVGLILLIVGMIIVILGYIVNPTRAAYNNIIGFTFLASIGVGSLFFVAIEYVAGAVWSTPFRRIGEFLSSLIVILPILFVPLLLNMNNVFHWTHPAPTDKILVDKAPYLNVSFFIIRVVVFWLIWLAFYYFITKNSRTQDLTKDQSLTKKNIKLSAIFMPVFALTISFAAIDWLMSLAPHWFSTIFGVYYFSGTVLAALAVATIFIIPLSERGYLVKGINTDSYYSLGALLFAFTNFWAYIAFSQFLLIWYANLPEETIWFLARWEGNWKFVTIGMLVFRFLIPYVGLLSQPAKMNPKRLIIIAGVILFAHYFDLYWLTAPNFSNGEVTFGWIELGFPIMIAGLVILVFIYKSRKENLVPVGDPKLKRGIDFRL from the coding sequence ATGAGTTCTTCTACTGTTGAATATCAAAAGAAAGAACTGCCGGGTAAAGTTAAATCGGTCGGTCTGATTTTATTGATCGTAGGAATGATTATAGTAATTCTTGGTTATATCGTCAATCCAACCAGAGCCGCATATAACAATATCATTGGATTTACTTTTCTCGCGAGTATTGGAGTCGGCTCACTCTTTTTTGTTGCTATAGAATATGTCGCTGGCGCTGTGTGGAGCACACCTTTCAGAAGGATAGGCGAATTTCTGTCATCGTTAATAGTAATTCTTCCGATTCTTTTTGTTCCGCTTTTGTTAAACATGAACAATGTTTTCCATTGGACTCATCCCGCACCAACCGATAAAATATTAGTAGATAAGGCGCCATATCTTAATGTTAGTTTTTTCATCATTCGTGTTGTTGTGTTTTGGTTGATTTGGTTGGCATTCTATTATTTCATCACCAAAAATTCTCGAACGCAAGATTTGACAAAAGACCAAAGTTTAACAAAAAAGAATATAAAACTTTCCGCCATCTTTATGCCGGTATTTGCATTAACAATTTCGTTCGCCGCTATTGATTGGCTCATGAGCCTAGCACCTCATTGGTTCTCTACAATATTTGGTGTTTACTATTTCTCCGGAACCGTACTAGCCGCACTTGCGGTTGCAACAATATTTATAATTCCCTTGAGCGAACGAGGTTATTTAGTTAAAGGAATTAATACAGATAGTTACTATAGCCTTGGAGCGCTTCTTTTTGCTTTCACAAATTTCTGGGCATACATTGCATTCAGCCAGTTCTTACTAATTTGGTATGCAAATCTTCCTGAAGAAACAATCTGGTTTTTGGCACGCTGGGAAGGGAACTGGAAATTTGTAACAATTGGAATGTTGGTGTTTCGTTTTTTGATTCCTTATGTAGGTCTTCTCTCTCAGCCAGCTAAGATGAATCCAAAAAGATTAATAATTATTGCAGGCGTTATTTTATTCGCTCACTATTTTGATTTGTACTGGCTGACTGCCCCTAACTTCAGCAATGGAGAGGTAACATTCGGATGGATTGAACTGGGATTTCCAATTATGATAGCAGGTTTGGTAATTCTTGTCTTTATTTATAAATCTAGAAAGGAAAACCTTGTTCCTGTAGGCGATCCAAAACTTAAACGTGGAATTGATTTTAGATTATAA